In Polaribacter pacificus, the genomic window GGCTTGTCGACATCGTTTTTTAACCGCTCTAATTTGTGAGCAAATGGTTTGTTTTCTGATTTTTTAACTCGAACAAATGTCGGAGTAACACTCAGTAAAACTGCTTCTAAAATTGAGCAAAAAAAGGAAATTAAAATAGAAAGTAATGCAAATACTATTAAAAGAGTCATGTCTAATATTTAGTTGATTAAAGTACAAAAAAAAAAGATTCTTTTAAAATTTAGGAACCATCAATAAAAATAAAAAAGACAGCGAATGCTGCCTTTTTTATTTGAATTTTGTTTGTCTTAAAACTTGTAATTAACTCCTAAGCCAAATACTTCTTTAAACTGAACCTTACTTGATGCATTATCATCAACTATGGTATGAAAGTTTAAATTGGTAGACAAATACTTATTAATTTGCATATCAAACATTAATTGATATTGTATGTCAATATTACCCGGCTTGTCTAAATAGTTTGAATACACATTTACAATATTTTGCATAACCACATTTTCCATCAATGCTGTTTTGTGAAACAACGAAGCATTAAAACCTAATTCATAACGAGTAGTACTTCCTAAATCAGTACCGTATTGTCCTGAAAACTCATCAGAAACAACAGTAATTTTAGAAGTTAATGGAGCTAAGTTGAAATTAAAATTGTTTGATTTTTTCCACAACATACCTGGTCCAAAACTAAAATATGCAGGTGCAAAAAATCCTGAAGTTTTTAATTTAGGTGTTTTAGAATAATCAAATCCATCAGTAAATTGAGTCTTGATATTTAAGAAGAATGAGTAAGACCAGTAACCTTTGGCTTTTTTCCCAACCAAAGAATTAAACTGGATCATATCATCCGTTTTTTTAGATTCTTCTCCTTTGACACTGTTGATTCCGTACTGCATCATTAATTTATTATCCCAAGTAATGCCGTTTTTTTGGTAATTAAAATCATAATTCAAACCTACGTTTCCAGAGACTGTATTATTTCCTCCGGCTACCCAGTTAGAAAAAGAAGATTGACTTAGTAAAAAGGTAAAGGTTCCTGATTTTTCCCAAGGCCCCTTATTGTCATCCTTTGTTTCTTGTGCTGTTACTGCAATACTTACAAAACATAGTACTGCTAAAATAGTATTTCTCATTTTTAACTTTTTTGTTGATTAATAAATAGTAAACCGAGTTTGCGGTTTATTTTTTGTGGAAGGTATAGGTAACACCCAAACCAAAAATTTCTTTAATTTGGACTTTACTTGATGCATTGTCATCTATTAGCATATGAAGCGCTACTCGCATGTTCATGTATTTATTCACATTGATTAAATAATTCATTTGGTAATCAATATCAACATTTCCTGGCTTGTTTAAATAATCAGAATACATGGATAAAATGTTTTCCATGGTTACATTTTCAATCAATAAAAATTTAAAATATCCTGATAAGTTAAAACCCAAACCAACATTGGTGTTTTCTCCTTCTTCAACACCGTATTTTCCAGAAAACTCATCAGAAACAAAGGTAAATTTTGAAGTAGCGGGAGCGATGTTGATAGTCATTTTATCTGATTTTTTCCACAACATCCCGGGTCCAAAAGATAAGTATCCAGGTGCCATAAAATCAGAAATAGGTAATTTTGGAGTCTTTTTATAATCAAAACCTCTACTATACTGTGTTTTAAAGTTCATGAAAAATGAGAAAAACCAATTATTATTAGATTTTTTACCCAACAAAGAGTTGTATTCAAATCGATCTCCTGTTTTTCTATTTCCTTGCCCTTGTACATTACTCAATCCATACGAAGTAATCAACCTGTTATCCCAGTTCCAGCTTCCCTTTTTATAATTAAAATCATAATTAATAAGAAAGGTTCCTGCAATGGTATTATCACCCCCAGAAGACCAGTTTGTAAAAGAAGACTGATTGAATAGAAAAGTAAAAACACCTGTCACTTTCCATGGGCTTGGAACCGGAGCTTTAATACTGTCTTTTTTCTCTTGAGAAAAAGTTAAAGTACAAATCGAAAAAAATACAATAAAAAAGATTATTCTCATCAAAGTGATAATTATGAAACCCCAAAAATAACGTGATTTAGAGGAAAAAAAAATTTATTTTTTAAATTTATATAAAGGAACTGTTGAACAGGCTTCCCCAAAAAGCAAACTACCCACTACAGGTACCAGCCTCTCTATCAATAATGTGTATGCACTAGAAGGGATTGGTTTGTCTGAGCAACCCTTTAAAATAACTGGCTTTCCGGCAAATGTATTCACATCCATAGAAAGTATTATTTCTTGAAAAATTACAGTTTCTAACATCTCTAAATCCCCAACAACTGTTTTTTTTGCTATCCCTGCCAATTTTGTACTAATTAGCAAATATGCCCAAGAAGGAATAATCGCATCAGAGCTGCAGGTTAAAGCAAGATATTTTTGATCATACTGCTTCCAATCGTGCTGATTGATGTAGTCCCTAAATTCTGATTCTTTTAAAATCAAATCTTCAAATAACCATTTTTTGATATCAAAAACAACGCGCTCTCCAGAAGGATAAAAATCTTCTAGATCTAAAGTTACTAGTTTACTGTTGGCTACTCTATTGATTATTTCTTCTGACATTATTTACTTTTTAAAACCCTGTTTAATTAGCTAAAGCATTCCCAATTCTAACTTGGCTTCTTCACTCATCATTTCTTGAGTCCACGTAGGATCAAAGGTAATTTCTACTTCACAATCAATAATATTGGGCAATGATTTTACTTTATCTTCTACTTCTCTTGGCAAAGATTCTGCAACTGGACAATTTGGAGAGGTTAATGTCATCAATATTTTTGCCTCTTTCTCGTCGTTTACAAACACGTCATAAATCAACCCTAACTCATAAATATCAACAGGAATTTCTGGATCGTAAATGGTTTTTACTACTCGAACTATTTGATCTCCTATTTCTTGAATTTCTTCGTCTGTCATTTTTTCTTAATTATACTAATTAAATTTTACTGATTTTTTGCTTGAAAAGCGATGGCGTACATTTTTATTTGCTTCACCATAGAAACCAAGCCATTTGCTCTTGTTGGAGACAAATGTTCTTTAAGTCCAATTTCATCGATAAATGCTGTATCAGCAGCTAAAATATCAGCAGCTTTTTGATTGGAAAACACCCGCAATAATAGGGCCACAATTCCTTTTGTTAAGATTGCATCACTATCTGCAGTAAAGACTAATTGGTCATCTTGCATTTCTGAATGCAACCAAACTTTTGATTGACAGCCTTTTATCAGATTCTCATCCAGTTTATAGGCCGAATCAATAAGTGGCAAAGATTTTCCAAGGTCGATTATATACTCGTATCGCCCCATCCAGTCATCAAACATTGAAAACTCGTCGATAATTTCTTCTTGTATTTCTTTGATAGTCATTTTTTAAACTTATTTTTGCAGTCTAAAAGACTGATTTTGTAAAGTGCAAAATTACAGTAAATAAATTAAAATGAGTAAATTATTAGCAGTTGGTACAGTAGCATTTGATGCCATCGAAACCCCTTTTGGGAAAACAGATAAAATTTTAGGTGGTTCAGGCACTTTTGTTAGCCTAGCCGCTTCACAATTTGGAATAAAAACAGGTGTTGTTTCTGTGGTTGGAGGAGATTTTCCTCAAGCCTATTTAGATATGATGAACGCTAAGGGGATTGACACCCAAGGAGTAGAAATAATAAAAGAAGGTAAAACTTTTTTCTGGAGTGGTAAGTACCATAACGACATGAACTCTCGTGACACTTTAATCACTGAGCTTAATGTCCTAGAACACTTTAAACCAGTTGTTCCTGAAGATTTTAAAGATGCCTCAGTTGTGATGCTAGGTAATTTACATCCTTTAACCCAAGCTTCTGTCTTAGATCAAATGACTGAGAAACCAAAGCTAGTCGTTTTAGATACCATGGGATTTTGGATGGACATCGCTTTAAATGATTTACACGATGTCATAAAAAGAATCGATGTTATTACCATTAACGATGAAGAAGCTCGACAATTAAGTGGCGAGTATTCTTTAGTGAATGCTGCTAAAAAAATTCACGAAATGGGTCCAAAATACGTCGTAATCAAAAAAGGAGAACACGGAGCCTTGTTATTTCATGAAGAAAAAATATTTTTTGCACCAGCATTACCTTTAGCAGAAGTATTTGATCCAACTGGAGCAGGAGACACTTTTGCAGGTGGTTTTTGTGGGTTCTTAGCAATGACAGAAGACATTTCTTTTGAAAACATGAAAAACGCTGTTATCTACGGCTCAAATTTAGCCTCCTTCTGTGTAGAAAAATTTGGAACAGAACGAATGGAAAAACTCACAAAAGAGGAAGTTCAAAAACGCTTGCATGCGTTTAAACAATTAACTCAATTTGATATAGAAATCAACTAATATAAATCCGCGCTTTTTGCTGCGGATTTTTTTATTCATACATAGACACTAAATAACTGATACTAAATGAGTGATGCTTTAAAACATGAATGTGGAATTGCAATGGTTCGACTTTTAAAACCATTACAATATTATAAAGACAAATACGGTTCTGCTTTTTATGGAATTAACAAAATGTATTTGTTAATGGAAAAACAGCACAACAGAGGTCAAGATGGTGCAGGTTTTGCAAGTGTAAAATTTAACGTTGAACCTGGAACAAGATACATAAGTAGAATCCGATCTAACAAATCACAGCCTATTCAAGATGTTTTTGCTCAGATTAATGAACGCTTAAATGGTGTTCTGGAAAACAATCCTACTCAAAAAGACAATGTTGCTTGGCAAGAAGAAAACATGCCTTATGTTGGCAATTTGTTTTTAGGTCATGTTCGTTATGGTACCTTCGGAAAAAACAGCATCGAGAGTGTTCACCCTTTTTTACGTCAAAGTAATTGGAAACATCAAAACTTGATTGTTGCTGGAAACTTTAATATGACCAACTCAAATCAATTGTTAGAAGAATTGATTGAACTAGGTCAGCATCCTAAAGAGTTTACAGATACAGTAACTGTAATGGAAAAAATCGGTCATTTTTTAGAAGCTGAAGTTGCAGATTTGTA contains:
- a CDS encoding DUF2480 family protein — translated: MSEEIINRVANSKLVTLDLEDFYPSGERVVFDIKKWLFEDLILKESEFRDYINQHDWKQYDQKYLALTCSSDAIIPSWAYLLISTKLAGIAKKTVVGDLEMLETVIFQEIILSMDVNTFAGKPVILKGCSDKPIPSSAYTLLIERLVPVVGSLLFGEACSTVPLYKFKK
- a CDS encoding SufE family protein yields the protein MTIKEIQEEIIDEFSMFDDWMGRYEYIIDLGKSLPLIDSAYKLDENLIKGCQSKVWLHSEMQDDQLVFTADSDAILTKGIVALLLRVFSNQKAADILAADTAFIDEIGLKEHLSPTRANGLVSMVKQIKMYAIAFQAKNQ
- a CDS encoding DUF3078 domain-containing protein; the encoded protein is MRNTILAVLCFVSIAVTAQETKDDNKGPWEKSGTFTFLLSQSSFSNWVAGGNNTVSGNVGLNYDFNYQKNGITWDNKLMMQYGINSVKGEESKKTDDMIQFNSLVGKKAKGYWSYSFFLNIKTQFTDGFDYSKTPKLKTSGFFAPAYFSFGPGMLWKKSNNFNFNLAPLTSKITVVSDEFSGQYGTDLGSTTRYELGFNASLFHKTALMENVVMQNIVNVYSNYLDKPGNIDIQYQLMFDMQINKYLSTNLNFHTIVDDNASSKVQFKEVFGLGVNYKF
- a CDS encoding DUF3078 domain-containing protein; the encoded protein is MRIIFFIVFFSICTLTFSQEKKDSIKAPVPSPWKVTGVFTFLFNQSSFTNWSSGGDNTIAGTFLINYDFNYKKGSWNWDNRLITSYGLSNVQGQGNRKTGDRFEYNSLLGKKSNNNWFFSFFMNFKTQYSRGFDYKKTPKLPISDFMAPGYLSFGPGMLWKKSDKMTINIAPATSKFTFVSDEFSGKYGVEEGENTNVGLGFNLSGYFKFLLIENVTMENILSMYSDYLNKPGNVDIDYQMNYLINVNKYMNMRVALHMLIDDNASSKVQIKEIFGLGVTYTFHKK
- a CDS encoding PfkB family carbohydrate kinase, whose product is MSKLLAVGTVAFDAIETPFGKTDKILGGSGTFVSLAASQFGIKTGVVSVVGGDFPQAYLDMMNAKGIDTQGVEIIKEGKTFFWSGKYHNDMNSRDTLITELNVLEHFKPVVPEDFKDASVVMLGNLHPLTQASVLDQMTEKPKLVVLDTMGFWMDIALNDLHDVIKRIDVITINDEEARQLSGEYSLVNAAKKIHEMGPKYVVIKKGEHGALLFHEEKIFFAPALPLAEVFDPTGAGDTFAGGFCGFLAMTEDISFENMKNAVIYGSNLASFCVEKFGTERMEKLTKEEVQKRLHAFKQLTQFDIEIN
- a CDS encoding DUF59 domain-containing protein; the protein is MTDEEIQEIGDQIVRVVKTIYDPEIPVDIYELGLIYDVFVNDEKEAKILMTLTSPNCPVAESLPREVEDKVKSLPNIIDCEVEITFDPTWTQEMMSEEAKLELGML